One region of Bosea sp. 29B genomic DNA includes:
- a CDS encoding ABC transporter ATP-binding protein, whose product MSDAPLLSVRGLKTVFHAQDGAWPAVDGVDFSVAKGEVLGLVGESGSGKSVTGFSLVQLIDPPGEVVAGEVLFDGNDLRAASQERLRQLRGDRIAMIFQDPLMTLNPVLSIGEQMSEAILEHRACSRQEALDKAAKALARVGISSPETRLKQFPHEFSGGMRQRVAIATALLNDPDLIIADEPTTALDVTIQAQILYEVQKLSRETGAAVIWITHDLAVVAELADRVAVMYAGRIVEIGEVETVLDRPRHPYTLGLLNSSATMVEPGERLHQIDGMAPRIDSRPSGCPFRPRCERALPICADSDPQPQAHDGRTLRCHNPVPDQVAA is encoded by the coding sequence ATGAGCGACGCCCCTCTCCTTTCCGTGCGCGGCCTCAAGACCGTGTTTCATGCGCAGGATGGCGCCTGGCCGGCGGTCGACGGCGTCGATTTCAGCGTCGCCAAGGGCGAGGTGCTCGGCCTCGTCGGCGAGTCCGGCTCGGGCAAGTCGGTGACCGGCTTCTCGCTGGTGCAGTTGATCGACCCGCCGGGCGAGGTCGTCGCGGGCGAGGTGCTGTTCGACGGCAACGATTTGCGCGCCGCCTCGCAGGAACGCCTGCGGCAACTGCGCGGCGACCGGATCGCGATGATTTTCCAGGACCCGCTGATGACGCTGAACCCGGTGCTCAGCATCGGCGAGCAGATGAGCGAGGCGATCCTCGAGCATCGCGCCTGCAGCCGGCAGGAGGCGCTGGACAAGGCGGCGAAGGCGCTGGCCCGGGTCGGCATCTCCTCGCCCGAGACCCGGCTGAAGCAGTTCCCGCACGAATTCTCCGGCGGCATGCGCCAGCGCGTCGCGATCGCGACCGCGCTCTTGAACGACCCGGACCTGATCATCGCCGATGAGCCGACCACGGCGCTCGACGTCACCATCCAGGCGCAGATCCTCTACGAGGTCCAAAAACTCTCGCGCGAGACTGGGGCCGCGGTGATCTGGATCACCCACGACCTCGCCGTCGTCGCCGAGCTCGCCGACCGGGTGGCGGTGATGTATGCCGGCCGCATCGTCGAGATCGGCGAGGTCGAGACCGTGCTCGACCGGCCGCGCCATCCCTACACGCTCGGCCTGCTCAACTCCTCGGCCACCATGGTCGAGCCGGGCGAGCGCCTGCACCAGATCGACGGCATGGCGCCGCGCATCGACTCGCGCCCCTCCGGCTGCCCGTTCCGGCCGCGCTGCGAGCGGGCTTTGCCGATCTGCGCCGACAGCGATCCGCAACCGCAGGCCCATGACGGCCGGACCTTGCGCTGCCACAACCCCGTGCCCGACCAGGTGGCGGCATGA
- a CDS encoding ABC transporter ATP-binding protein, which yields MSETLFELCGVRKYFRGKANIAERILTAIGRHAPPSTLKAVDGIDLSVRKGEVLGLVGESGCGKSTLARIATGILPPTEGEVFYKGRSAAALKGKDRLDYLLKVQMIFQDPYASLDPRMRVSRIVGEALSVHKLVPKAELDGAVDQALSEVGLDLAYRERYPHQFSGGQRQRIGIARALAVKPDFLVCDEPVSALDVSIQAQVINLFMDVRERHGLTYLFVSHDLGLVRHISDRVAIMYLGRIVEIGSATAIFAEPAHPYSAALIKAIPSAARRKSSFQPLKGELPSPLAPPPGCPFHPRCEHAMAVCREVRPELTEITPGRSAACHLHTTEKAA from the coding sequence ATGAGCGAGACCCTGTTCGAGCTGTGCGGTGTCCGCAAATACTTCCGCGGCAAGGCCAATATCGCCGAGCGCATCCTGACCGCGATCGGCCGGCACGCACCGCCTTCGACCCTGAAGGCGGTCGACGGCATCGATCTCAGCGTCCGCAAGGGCGAGGTGCTCGGCCTCGTCGGCGAATCCGGCTGCGGTAAGTCGACCCTGGCACGCATCGCCACCGGCATCCTGCCGCCGACCGAGGGCGAGGTCTTCTACAAGGGGCGCTCCGCCGCGGCACTGAAGGGCAAGGACCGGCTCGATTATCTGCTGAAGGTGCAGATGATCTTCCAGGACCCTTACGCCTCGCTCGATCCGCGCATGCGGGTGAGCCGCATCGTCGGCGAGGCGCTTTCGGTCCACAAGCTCGTGCCGAAGGCGGAGCTCGACGGCGCGGTTGATCAAGCGCTCAGCGAGGTCGGGCTCGATCTGGCCTATCGCGAGCGCTACCCGCACCAGTTCTCCGGCGGCCAGCGCCAGCGCATCGGCATCGCCCGGGCGCTAGCGGTGAAGCCCGATTTCCTGGTCTGCGACGAGCCGGTCTCGGCGCTCGACGTTTCGATCCAGGCGCAGGTGATCAACCTGTTCATGGATGTGCGCGAGCGGCACGGGCTGACCTATCTCTTCGTCAGCCATGATCTCGGCCTCGTCCGCCATATCAGCGACCGCGTCGCGATCATGTATCTCGGCCGAATCGTCGAGATCGGCAGCGCGACCGCGATCTTCGCCGAGCCGGCGCATCCCTATAGCGCCGCCCTGATCAAGGCGATCCCATCGGCAGCACGGCGCAAGAGCAGCTTCCAGCCGCTCAAGGGCGAACTGCCCTCGCCGCTGGCCCCGCCCCCCGGCTGCCCGTTCCACCCGCGCTGCGAGCACGCGATGGCGGTCTGCCGCGAGGTCCGCCCGGAGCTCACAGAAATCACGCCCGGCCGCAGCGCCGCCTGCCACCTGCACACGACAGAAAAAGCCGCATGA
- a CDS encoding alpha/beta hydrolase, whose protein sequence is MTMTLTLDPPQGRSTLPFIDARHPERPFEINFYRPARHRPEDEVVFVQHGMLRNGDDYRDFWIEAAETHNLLIVAPTFGNAHFPKAEGYNNGLVVGEGGAIAAQDDWLYAVPARVLAALRQAGVTARDKVKLFGHSAGGQFVHRLLATQAETPFETAFAANSGWYTLPTLERRFPEGLGGLGLGEAELARWLAWPMVIFAGDQDIVTSDPNLPAQAEALAQGPMRYARAHFMLDFAKAEAARCGLPCNWSLITVPGIGHDGAAMSRAAAAWWYEGRIPSVEELKPEATAVA, encoded by the coding sequence ATGACCATGACGCTTACTCTCGATCCGCCGCAGGGCCGCAGCACCCTGCCCTTCATCGACGCGCGCCACCCGGAGCGGCCGTTCGAGATCAACTTCTACCGGCCGGCACGGCACCGTCCCGAAGACGAGGTGGTGTTCGTCCAGCACGGCATGCTGCGCAATGGCGACGACTACCGCGACTTCTGGATCGAAGCCGCAGAGACGCACAACCTGCTGATCGTCGCGCCGACCTTCGGCAACGCGCACTTCCCCAAGGCCGAGGGCTATAATAACGGCCTCGTCGTCGGTGAGGGCGGCGCCATCGCCGCCCAGGACGACTGGCTCTACGCCGTGCCGGCCCGCGTGCTGGCGGCTTTGCGCCAGGCCGGCGTCACCGCGCGCGACAAGGTCAAATTGTTCGGCCACTCTGCCGGCGGCCAGTTCGTCCACCGCCTGCTGGCGACGCAGGCCGAGACGCCCTTCGAGACCGCCTTCGCCGCCAATTCCGGCTGGTACACGCTGCCGACGCTGGAAAGGCGTTTTCCGGAAGGGCTAGGCGGGCTCGGCCTCGGCGAGGCGGAGCTCGCGCGCTGGCTCGCCTGGCCGATGGTGATCTTCGCCGGCGACCAGGACATCGTCACCAGCGATCCTAACCTGCCGGCGCAGGCCGAGGCGCTGGCGCAGGGGCCGATGCGCTATGCCCGCGCCCATTTCATGCTCGACTTCGCCAAGGCCGAAGCGGCCAGGTGCGGCCTGCCCTGCAACTGGTCGCTGATCACCGTGCCCGGCATCGGCCATGACGGGGCGGCGATGTCGCGCGCCGCCGCGGCGTGGTGGTATGAGGGCCGTATCCCGTCGGTCGAGGAACTGAAGCCGGAGGCGACTGCAGTCGCCTGA
- a CDS encoding NAD-dependent dehydratase: MKLLLAGATGLVGGHVLAQALVDPRIDAVVAPARRALPAHPKLLAPTVDFEALPEDAPWWAADAAISALGTTIRKAGSQEAFQRVDHDYQLDVARLASRHGTPVFVLNSALGADPASRIFYNRVKGELERDLAGLDFASLTFVRPGLIGGERQESRPAERAALALLGILGPVLPRAWRINPAGCIAAAMIEAAIAAKPGMHVVSSAELA, translated from the coding sequence ATGAAGCTGCTGCTGGCGGGTGCGACGGGGCTGGTCGGCGGCCATGTGCTGGCACAGGCGCTTGTCGATCCGCGCATCGATGCCGTGGTCGCTCCAGCCCGCCGCGCCTTGCCGGCCCATCCGAAGCTGCTCGCGCCGACAGTCGATTTCGAGGCGCTGCCCGAGGATGCGCCATGGTGGGCGGCCGATGCGGCGATCTCAGCGCTCGGCACGACCATCCGCAAGGCCGGCTCACAGGAGGCCTTCCAGCGGGTCGATCACGATTATCAGCTCGACGTAGCCCGGCTCGCCAGCCGGCACGGCACGCCGGTCTTCGTCCTGAACTCGGCGCTCGGTGCCGATCCGGCCTCGCGCATCTTCTACAACCGGGTAAAGGGCGAGCTGGAGCGTGACCTCGCTGGCCTCGACTTCGCCTCGCTCACCTTTGTCAGGCCGGGCCTGATCGGCGGCGAGCGGCAGGAAAGCCGCCCGGCCGAACGCGCCGCACTCGCCCTGCTCGGCATCCTCGGCCCGGTGCTGCCGCGCGCCTGGCGCATCAATCCGGCGGGGTGCATCGCCGCCGCGATGATCGAGGCCGCCATCGCGGCCAAGCCCGGGATGCATGTCGTCAGCTCGGCCGAGCTGGCCTGA
- a CDS encoding XRE family transcriptional regulator: protein MRIGARIRASRTEQRLTLDEVSRRSGVSKSALSKIENGRASPTFEILELIAAGLGVTLVSLLSEQGAGQPGRLTTTPAGQGRRSEEANYIHEYLCTGLKDRRMVPFVTTVKARSAHQFEKPASHRGEEFLYVLSGEVAFVSGSYDEIRLKPGDSLYFDSRLTHLCYTTGDVDATLLWVWCETA, encoded by the coding sequence ATGAGGATCGGGGCGCGGATCCGGGCCTCGCGCACCGAGCAGCGCCTGACGCTCGACGAGGTCAGCCGCCGCAGCGGCGTGTCGAAATCGGCGCTGTCGAAGATCGAGAACGGCCGGGCCTCGCCGACCTTCGAGATCCTGGAGCTGATCGCCGCCGGCCTCGGCGTCACGCTGGTCAGCCTGCTCTCCGAACAGGGCGCCGGCCAGCCGGGCCGCCTGACGACGACGCCGGCCGGGCAAGGACGGCGCAGCGAGGAAGCCAATTACATCCACGAATATCTCTGCACCGGGCTCAAGGACCGGCGCATGGTGCCGTTCGTGACCACGGTCAAGGCGCGCAGCGCCCACCAGTTCGAGAAACCGGCCTCGCACCGGGGCGAGGAATTCCTCTATGTGCTCTCGGGCGAGGTCGCCTTCGTCAGCGGCTCCTATGACGAGATCAGGCTGAAGCCGGGCGACAGCCTCTATTTCGACAGCCGGCTGACCCATCTCTGCTATACGACCGGCGATGTCGACGCGACCCTGCTCTGGGTCTGGTGCGAGACGGCCTGA
- a CDS encoding ABC transporter ATP-binding protein, with protein MSAVQASEPVLSIRDLSVALPGGGDRAHAIRDVGFEVRRGETLCIVGESGSGKSMTAHAVMGLLPQGLSVGAGEIRLAGQALTACSDREWRAIRGRSIGMIFQEPMTSLNPVQRIGEQIVEVFKAHGVLTPAQRRAKALALLAEVGLPEPEQLLRAFPHQLSGGQRQRVMIAMAVALEPHLLIADEPTTALDVTTQGQILKLIARLQRERGMSVLLITHDFGVVAEIADRVVVMHQGRVVESGVAGGVLERPQHAYTKALLASVPSLTPPPAATLEGQPIALSVEGLSKTYVSRASLFGAKRTVAAADEVSFTLRRGETLGIIGESGSGKSTVGKCLVRLLAADAGAIRLGEVDFLAQRGEALRTLRRKVQMIFQDPYASLNPRKSVGRIITDGPIAHGVARVEAERRAGELMELVGLGIDALKRYPHEFSGGQRQRIGIARALALDPDIIVADEAVSALDVSVQAQVLALLADLKRRMALSLVFITHDLRVAAQICDRVAIMQRGRIVEIGPTAAVFAAPEHAYTRELLAAVPGAVSRSVYATGSDEAKGR; from the coding sequence ATGAGCGCGGTGCAGGCAAGCGAGCCCGTCCTCTCGATCCGCGACCTCTCCGTCGCCCTGCCGGGCGGGGGCGACCGGGCCCATGCCATCCGCGATGTCGGCTTCGAGGTCCGGCGCGGCGAGACGCTCTGCATCGTCGGCGAATCCGGCTCCGGCAAGTCGATGACTGCCCATGCCGTGATGGGATTGCTGCCGCAGGGGCTCAGCGTCGGCGCCGGCGAGATCAGGCTGGCCGGGCAGGCGCTGACCGCATGCTCCGACCGCGAATGGCGGGCGATCCGTGGCCGCTCGATCGGCATGATCTTCCAGGAGCCGATGACCTCGCTCAACCCGGTGCAGCGCATCGGCGAACAGATCGTCGAGGTCTTCAAGGCGCATGGCGTGCTGACCCCGGCGCAGCGGCGGGCCAAGGCGCTGGCCCTGCTCGCCGAAGTCGGCCTGCCAGAGCCCGAGCAGTTGCTGCGGGCCTTTCCGCACCAGCTCTCAGGCGGCCAGCGCCAGCGCGTGATGATCGCGATGGCGGTGGCGCTGGAACCGCATCTCCTGATCGCCGACGAGCCGACCACGGCGCTCGACGTCACCACGCAAGGCCAGATCCTCAAGCTGATCGCAAGGCTCCAGCGCGAGCGCGGGATGAGCGTCCTCCTGATCACCCATGATTTCGGCGTCGTCGCCGAGATCGCCGACCGGGTCGTGGTCATGCATCAGGGCCGCGTCGTCGAGAGCGGGGTGGCGGGCGGCGTCCTGGAGCGTCCCCAGCATGCCTACACCAAGGCGCTGCTGGCGTCGGTGCCCTCGCTGACGCCGCCGCCTGCTGCCACGCTTGAGGGGCAGCCGATCGCGCTCAGCGTCGAGGGTCTCAGCAAGACCTATGTCAGCCGGGCGAGCCTGTTCGGAGCCAAGCGCACGGTCGCGGCCGCCGACGAGGTCAGCTTCACGCTGCGCCGCGGCGAGACGCTCGGCATCATCGGGGAATCCGGCTCCGGCAAGTCGACCGTCGGCAAATGCCTGGTGCGGCTGCTGGCGGCGGATGCAGGCGCGATCCGGCTCGGCGAGGTCGATTTCCTGGCCCAGCGCGGCGAAGCCTTGCGGACCCTGCGCCGCAAGGTCCAGATGATCTTCCAGGACCCTTACGCCTCGCTCAATCCGCGCAAGAGCGTCGGCCGGATCATCACCGACGGGCCGATCGCCCATGGCGTTGCGCGCGTCGAGGCCGAGCGGCGCGCCGGCGAGTTGATGGAGCTCGTCGGGCTCGGCATCGACGCGCTGAAGCGCTATCCGCACGAATTCTCCGGCGGCCAACGCCAGCGCATCGGCATCGCCCGGGCGCTGGCGCTCGATCCCGACATCATCGTCGCAGACGAGGCGGTGTCGGCGCTCGACGTTTCCGTGCAGGCGCAGGTGCTGGCGCTCCTCGCTGATCTGAAGCGCAGGATGGCCCTGTCGCTGGTGTTCATCACCCATGACCTGCGCGTCGCGGCCCAGATCTGCGACCGGGTCGCGATCATGCAGCGCGGCAGGATCGTTGAAATCGGCCCGACTGCTGCGGTATTTGCGGCGCCGGAGCATGCCTACACGCGCGAGTTGCTCGCGGCCGTGCCGGGCGCGGTGTCACGAAGCGTGTACGCTACGGGCTCCGATGAAGCGAAAGGTCGTTGA
- a CDS encoding ABC transporter permease: MNSFLRTFARNRGAVIGLCILIAVVAVAVLAPLLYPGSPWRMVHRPFLAPFALDRAPLGSDTVGRDILAGLVHGSRVSLLIGLVSTLVALLVGVPLGAISGYFGGWVDAALMRVTEFFQTIPSFALAIVIVSILQPSVASIVLAIAIVSWPPVARLVRGEVLSVRTRDYVQAAIVTGQPVHKVILTEVLPNVVSPVIVLASLMTATAILLESSLSFLGLGDPNVMSWGYMVGSGRSRVLDQWWISFIPGTAIFITVLALNLIGEGLNDAFNPSLRGRRT; encoded by the coding sequence GTGAACTCCTTCCTGCGAACCTTCGCGCGCAATCGCGGCGCGGTGATCGGGCTGTGCATCCTCATCGCCGTGGTTGCCGTCGCCGTCCTCGCCCCACTGCTCTATCCGGGGTCGCCCTGGCGGATGGTGCACCGGCCGTTCCTCGCGCCCTTCGCGCTCGATCGCGCCCCGCTCGGCTCCGATACGGTCGGCCGCGACATCCTCGCCGGGCTGGTGCATGGCAGTCGCGTCTCGCTGCTGATCGGCCTGGTCTCGACGCTGGTGGCGCTGCTCGTCGGCGTGCCGCTCGGCGCGATCTCCGGCTATTTCGGCGGCTGGGTCGATGCGGCGCTGATGCGGGTGACTGAGTTCTTCCAGACGATCCCGTCCTTCGCGCTCGCCATCGTCATCGTCTCGATCCTGCAGCCCTCGGTCGCCTCGATCGTGCTCGCGATTGCGATCGTGAGCTGGCCGCCGGTGGCGCGCCTCGTCCGCGGCGAGGTATTGAGCGTGCGCACACGCGACTATGTCCAGGCGGCGATCGTCACCGGCCAGCCGGTCCACAAGGTCATCCTGACCGAGGTGCTGCCCAATGTGGTCTCGCCGGTGATCGTGCTGGCCTCGCTGATGACGGCGACCGCGATCCTGCTGGAATCCTCGCTCTCCTTCCTCGGCCTCGGCGATCCCAATGTGATGAGCTGGGGCTACATGGTCGGCTCCGGCCGCAGCCGCGTGCTCGACCAGTGGTGGATCAGCTTCATCCCGGGCACGGCGATCTTCATCACGGTATTGGCGCTGAACCTGATCGGCGAGGGCCTCAACGACGCCTTCAACCCGAGCCTGCGCGGGAGGCGGACATGA
- a CDS encoding ABC transporter permease, which produces MTFALLLLRKASGAAVILIAIATLNFFLLRLAPGDPAQVMAGEAGAGDAVFLQQLRERFGLDRSLAEQFWLYLKGMLSLDLGFSYRQQRPVLDLILERLPATLLLTGTALIISLAAGVTLGVVAARRVGRASDSAIMTGSLVFYAMPLFWLAIIAQIVFSKYLGWLPNVGYESMGAGHTGARRALDIGWHLIMPAATLGLFFTAVYARMMRSSMIEVSRFDYVKTAHAKGLAPGAVVRHHMVPNAILPVVTLAGLQAGQLVGGSLLVETVFAWPGIGRLLFDALLQRDYQVLLGVFFTCSAMVILFNILTDLMYRFVDPRIEAVS; this is translated from the coding sequence GTGACGTTCGCATTGTTGCTGCTTCGCAAGGCGTCGGGGGCGGCGGTCATCCTGATCGCCATCGCCACGCTGAACTTCTTCCTGCTGCGCCTAGCGCCGGGCGATCCCGCCCAGGTCATGGCCGGGGAGGCCGGCGCGGGCGATGCCGTCTTCCTGCAGCAATTGCGCGAGCGCTTCGGCCTCGACCGCTCGCTGGCCGAGCAGTTCTGGCTTTATCTCAAGGGCATGCTCAGCCTCGATCTCGGCTTCAGCTATCGCCAGCAGCGCCCGGTGCTCGACCTGATCCTGGAGCGCCTGCCGGCGACGCTGCTCCTGACCGGCACGGCGCTGATCATCTCGCTCGCCGCCGGCGTCACCCTCGGCGTCGTCGCGGCGCGCCGGGTCGGGCGCGCCTCCGACAGCGCGATCATGACGGGCTCGCTGGTCTTCTACGCCATGCCGCTGTTCTGGCTGGCGATCATCGCCCAGATCGTCTTCTCCAAATATCTGGGGTGGCTGCCCAATGTCGGCTACGAGAGCATGGGCGCGGGCCATACCGGCGCCCGGCGTGCGCTCGATATCGGCTGGCACCTGATCATGCCGGCGGCGACGCTCGGCCTGTTCTTCACCGCCGTCTATGCTCGGATGATGCGCTCCTCGATGATCGAGGTCTCGCGCTTCGACTACGTCAAGACCGCCCATGCCAAGGGCCTCGCACCCGGCGCGGTGGTGCGCCACCACATGGTCCCGAACGCGATCCTGCCGGTGGTGACGCTGGCGGGGCTGCAGGCCGGCCAGCTCGTCGGCGGCTCGCTCCTGGTCGAGACCGTCTTCGCCTGGCCGGGCATCGGGCGCCTGCTCTTCGACGCGCTGCTCCAGCGCGACTACCAGGTCCTGCTCGGCGTGTTCTTCACCTGTTCGGCCATGGTCATCCTGTTCAACATCCTGACGGACCTGATGTACCGGTTCGTCGATCCGCGCATCGAGGCGGTCTCGTGA
- a CDS encoding ABC transporter substrate-binding protein, with product MTDISKRELLKAGAAGLAAGELFFGLSPLATGSITALAQTPKRGGVVRAVVHPEPSSLMLGLVQNTPTQMVAGSIYESLLKYGHDLKPIPSLAERWEISEDGKAYTFHLKRNVTWHDGKPFTADDVVFSTDVFLRELHPRWRPVATTHVERIEKLDDFTVRYQLKNPFGPFILMFELSTTPIVPKHLYAGTDYKTNPNNNTPIGTGPFKLAEWTRGSHIKLTRNPDYHVQGLPHLDEIYWQIIPDAAARVVAYETGAVDILTGGTVENFDVAKLAKMKNTTVTGKGWEMIAPLSWLWFNHRQGLMAKKSFRQAVMYGMDREFAKDVIWNGLARLATGPVSSKTRFYSDKVAAYGFDPAKAKALLKESGYKGEPIRLLALPYGEAWTRWAEAVKQNLTDIGMNIQLVTTDVAGYGQRLSDWDFDLAFTWLSQFGDPALGVARTYVSSNIAKGSPWNNVAGYSNPEVDRLFAEAAAANGDVARQELYTKVQQILVDDLPVAWMLELEFPTIYRSNFNNLIKTATGMNDAFQDAWKA from the coding sequence ATGACTGATATCAGCAAGCGCGAGCTGCTCAAGGCCGGCGCCGCCGGCCTTGCGGCGGGGGAATTGTTCTTCGGGCTGAGCCCGCTGGCGACCGGCTCGATCACGGCGTTGGCGCAGACGCCCAAGCGCGGCGGCGTCGTGCGGGCGGTCGTCCATCCCGAGCCGTCGAGCCTGATGCTCGGCCTCGTCCAGAACACGCCGACGCAGATGGTCGCCGGCAGCATCTATGAGAGCCTGCTGAAATACGGCCACGACCTGAAGCCGATCCCGTCTTTGGCCGAGCGCTGGGAGATTTCCGAAGACGGCAAGGCCTATACCTTCCATCTCAAGCGCAACGTCACCTGGCATGACGGCAAGCCCTTCACCGCCGACGACGTCGTCTTCTCGACCGACGTCTTCCTGCGCGAGCTGCATCCGCGTTGGCGGCCGGTCGCGACCACCCATGTCGAGCGTATCGAGAAGCTCGACGACTTCACGGTGCGCTACCAGCTGAAGAACCCGTTCGGCCCGTTCATCCTGATGTTCGAACTGAGCACGACGCCGATCGTGCCCAAGCACCTCTATGCCGGCACCGACTACAAGACCAACCCGAACAACAACACGCCAATCGGCACCGGCCCGTTCAAGCTGGCGGAGTGGACGCGCGGCTCGCACATCAAGCTCACGCGCAACCCGGACTACCATGTCCAGGGCCTGCCCCATCTCGACGAGATCTACTGGCAGATCATCCCGGACGCCGCGGCCCGCGTCGTCGCCTACGAGACCGGCGCGGTCGACATCCTGACCGGCGGCACCGTCGAGAATTTCGACGTCGCCAAGCTCGCGAAGATGAAGAACACCACAGTCACCGGCAAGGGCTGGGAGATGATCGCGCCCCTGTCCTGGCTCTGGTTCAACCATCGCCAGGGCCTGATGGCGAAGAAGTCGTTCCGTCAGGCGGTGATGTACGGGATGGACCGGGAGTTCGCCAAGGACGTAATCTGGAACGGGCTGGCGCGCCTCGCCACCGGCCCGGTCAGCTCGAAGACCCGCTTCTACAGCGACAAGGTCGCGGCCTACGGTTTCGATCCGGCCAAGGCCAAGGCATTGCTGAAGGAGTCCGGCTATAAGGGCGAGCCGATCCGCCTGCTGGCGCTGCCCTATGGCGAGGCCTGGACGCGCTGGGCCGAGGCGGTGAAGCAGAACCTCACCGATATCGGCATGAATATCCAGCTGGTGACGACCGATGTCGCCGGCTACGGCCAGCGCCTCTCGGACTGGGATTTCGACCTCGCCTTCACCTGGCTGTCGCAGTTCGGCGATCCCGCCCTCGGCGTCGCGCGAACTTACGTCTCCAGCAACATCGCCAAGGGCTCGCCCTGGAACAATGTCGCCGGTTATTCCAATCCGGAGGTCGACCGGCTGTTCGCGGAAGCCGCTGCTGCCAATGGCGATGTCGCCCGGCAGGAGCTCTACACCAAGGTCCAGCAGATCCTGGTCGACGACCTGCCGGTCGCCTGGATGCTCGAGCTCGAGTTCCCGACGATCTATCGCAGCAATTTCAACAACCTGATCAAGACCGCGACCGGCATGAACGACGCCTTCCAGGACGCCTGGAAGGCCTGA
- a CDS encoding aspartate aminotransferase family protein: MLRNTASGQLFERAMKVLVEGVSSASRGPTNYAPYPPYMRGGSGARLRDVDGNEYIDWMMSFGALPLGHAHPAIVEAVQREVVHGTHFATALEVEVEVAEMLVDLLPHAQKIRFANTGTEACMAAFRLARGLTGRSKILKFEGHYHGWYDAVLLNSNPQLPTSLGHPNDPIRIPDSSGLTAGSWADTLVVPWNDEAALTRVMEAHGRDVACIVTEGVMTNMGVIPPKEGYLQFIQSICKAYGALFYLDETVTGFRLGAGGCAERYGLSPDIVTYGKALGQGFPIAAICGPDHIMAGLEWGKILHYGSHNAPRLGLYATKTMLEIMTADKAAGFKQLQACGTAMASALREVIGAQKRHRAIVQNVGSVFQIYFTDRDEITDYREFCTHVDRAKFKAFANALMQEGVYMSPANTLHSLSSLAHGEAEVKATAEAVARTLATL, from the coding sequence ATGCTGCGGAATACGGCTTCGGGCCAGCTCTTCGAGCGGGCGATGAAGGTGCTTGTCGAGGGGGTCAGCTCGGCCTCGCGCGGGCCGACCAATTATGCGCCCTACCCGCCGTATATGCGCGGCGGTTCGGGCGCCCGCCTCCGCGATGTCGACGGCAATGAATACATCGACTGGATGATGTCCTTCGGCGCTTTGCCGCTCGGCCATGCTCATCCGGCGATCGTCGAGGCGGTGCAGCGCGAGGTCGTGCATGGCACCCATTTCGCCACGGCGCTCGAGGTCGAGGTCGAGGTCGCCGAGATGCTGGTCGACCTGCTGCCGCATGCCCAGAAGATCCGCTTCGCCAACACCGGCACCGAGGCCTGCATGGCGGCCTTCCGCCTGGCCCGCGGCCTGACCGGACGCTCGAAGATCCTGAAGTTCGAGGGCCATTACCATGGTTGGTACGACGCGGTGCTGCTCAACAGCAATCCGCAGCTGCCCACCTCGTTGGGGCATCCCAACGATCCGATCCGCATCCCCGACAGCTCGGGGCTGACGGCCGGCTCCTGGGCCGACACGCTGGTCGTGCCGTGGAACGACGAGGCGGCGCTGACCCGGGTGATGGAAGCCCATGGCCGCGACGTCGCCTGCATCGTCACCGAGGGCGTCATGACCAATATGGGCGTGATCCCGCCGAAGGAGGGCTATCTCCAGTTCATCCAGTCGATCTGCAAGGCATATGGCGCGCTGTTCTATCTCGACGAGACGGTGACCGGTTTCCGGCTCGGCGCCGGCGGCTGCGCCGAGCGCTACGGGCTCTCGCCGGATATCGTGACCTATGGCAAGGCGCTCGGCCAGGGTTTTCCGATCGCGGCGATCTGCGGCCCAGACCACATCATGGCCGGGCTCGAATGGGGCAAGATCCTGCATTACGGCAGCCATAACGCGCCGCGGCTCGGGCTCTACGCCACCAAGACGATGCTGGAGATCATGACCGCCGACAAGGCGGCCGGCTTCAAGCAATTGCAGGCCTGCGGCACGGCGATGGCGAGCGCGCTGCGCGAGGTCATCGGCGCCCAGAAGCGCCATCGCGCCATCGTCCAGAATGTTGGTTCGGTCTTCCAGATCTACTTCACCGACCGTGACGAGATCACCGACTACCGCGAGTTCTGCACGCATGTCGACCGGGCGAAGTTCAAGGCCTTCGCCAACGCCCTGATGCAGGAGGGCGTCTACATGTCGCCGGCCAACACGCTGCACAGCCTGAGCTCGCTCGCCCATGGCGAGGCCGAGGTCAAGGCGACCGCCGAGGCGGTGGCGCGCACACTTGCGACGCTCTGA